A window from Opitutia bacterium ISCC 52 encodes these proteins:
- a CDS encoding polyprenyl synthetase family protein, with the protein MDFKATLKSYQGRIEDGIKQWVPSSETAPPHLHEAMLYSLEAGGKRLRPVLILAVAELFEVELDPLPAAIAIECIHTYSLIHDDLPSIDNSDLRRGKPTCHKQFDEPTALLAGDALLTIAFEILSRAYQKHPVLANQLVLELSTASGSQKLIGGQMEDILGENSDYSKEQLDYIHLNKTAALIAVAMTMGAHLGQASEEELKNIRTIGTEVGLAFQITDDILDATSDSDTMGKPTGADAENEKTTYIKLFGLEGARQEARKHTALASEICASLNQDTAFLEALIEYLEHRIN; encoded by the coding sequence ATGGATTTTAAAGCAACGCTCAAGTCTTATCAGGGCCGTATAGAAGACGGAATAAAACAATGGGTGCCGTCATCGGAAACGGCTCCCCCCCACCTGCATGAAGCCATGCTTTATAGTTTGGAAGCGGGAGGTAAAAGGCTTCGACCGGTACTTATTCTCGCGGTTGCAGAACTTTTTGAAGTTGAGTTGGATCCCCTACCCGCAGCAATAGCCATAGAGTGCATCCACACTTACTCGCTCATTCACGACGATCTCCCGAGCATCGACAACAGCGATTTGCGTCGCGGGAAACCCACTTGTCATAAGCAATTCGACGAACCGACTGCACTCCTGGCAGGAGACGCACTGCTCACCATTGCGTTTGAGATCCTATCCCGTGCCTATCAGAAACATCCAGTTCTCGCAAATCAGTTGGTCCTGGAGCTGAGTACTGCCTCAGGCAGCCAAAAGTTAATCGGCGGTCAGATGGAAGACATTTTAGGCGAAAACTCCGATTACTCCAAAGAGCAATTGGATTATATTCATCTGAATAAGACGGCTGCTTTAATAGCTGTCGCCATGACCATGGGTGCCCATCTCGGGCAAGCGAGCGAAGAGGAGCTTAAGAATATCCGCACTATCGGGACGGAAGTCGGGTTAGCTTTCCAAATTACGGATGATATTTTGGATGCTACATCTGACTCCGACACCATGGGCAAACCAACAGGGGCTGACGCCGAGAACGAAAAAACGACTTACATCAAACTATTTGGTTTGGAGGGTGCGCGGCAAGAAGCACGCAAACACACGGCACTAGCTTCGGAAATCTGCGCAAGTCTCAACCAAGACACAGCATTTCTAGAAGCCCTGATCGAATACCTTGAGCACAGAATCAACTAG
- a CDS encoding phosphate acetyltransferase → MKLINKLAGQLQRHPKRILFPDGMDHRVMQAARQLATKRLGAPILIGERQKIKETAFRLDISLDKIRLINPLRSEELESFASQYYEARKSKGISEKESLATVSKPNYFASMMLANSQADGLVFGAGTPASEALPSLFRCIPMRESVQTASSVLVVDLEEKPEFGIDGSLFLSDCAVLPDPNAEQLADIAMTTASLAYHLTGQTPKVALLSYTTHSEISSDSSVNKMAEAAKIASGKAKLLDFPIQIDGEIQADVALDKYAAKQKDVSGDVAGGANVLIFPNLHSSNIAAKMITILAGGDGYGQIMTGLSKPAAQVSRGASAHDIYATAVIVGAQATDRHLLMS, encoded by the coding sequence ATGAAACTCATCAACAAATTGGCTGGCCAACTACAACGCCACCCCAAGCGCATCCTGTTTCCCGACGGTATGGACCACCGAGTAATGCAGGCGGCACGGCAGTTAGCGACCAAGCGATTGGGAGCTCCTATTTTGATCGGTGAACGCCAGAAAATCAAAGAAACCGCCTTCCGACTCGATATCAGCCTGGATAAAATTCGTTTGATCAATCCTCTAAGAAGTGAGGAGCTGGAGTCCTTCGCCTCTCAATACTACGAAGCCAGAAAAAGCAAAGGGATTAGCGAAAAGGAGTCATTGGCCACCGTCAGCAAACCGAACTACTTTGCTTCCATGATGTTAGCCAATTCACAGGCAGATGGCCTGGTATTTGGTGCGGGGACACCAGCTAGCGAAGCCTTACCATCCCTCTTTCGCTGCATACCAATGCGTGAATCAGTCCAAACAGCTTCTAGTGTTTTAGTCGTAGATCTGGAAGAAAAACCAGAATTCGGTATAGATGGCAGCCTCTTTCTCTCGGATTGCGCAGTGCTTCCGGATCCTAATGCAGAACAATTGGCAGACATTGCCATGACAACCGCATCTCTTGCCTATCATTTGACCGGGCAAACTCCCAAGGTCGCATTGTTGAGTTACACAACTCACAGTGAAATCTCATCTGATTCCTCCGTAAACAAAATGGCTGAAGCAGCTAAGATTGCTTCGGGAAAGGCAAAGCTTCTTGATTTCCCAATCCAAATAGATGGGGAAATTCAAGCCGACGTTGCTTTGGATAAATATGCCGCCAAACAAAAAGATGTAAGCGGCGATGTTGCGGGCGGCGCAAATGTCCTCATTTTCCCGAATCTTCACAGCAGTAATATAGCGGCCAAAATGATTACGATTCTCGCCGGCGGTGACGGTTATGGGCAGATCATGACGGGTCTAAGTAAACCAGCAGCACAGGTAAGCCGAGGAGCCAGTGCACATGATATTTATGCCACAGCGGTCATTGTGGGAGCACAAGCCACAGATCGTCATTTGTTGATGTCTTAA
- a CDS encoding zinc ribbon domain-containing protein — protein sequence MPNYDYVCASCEGEFEFFQSMKDAPLEQCPSCEELTLKRKIGTGAGIIFKGSGFYETDYKKSAKEPAKSEPKKESSESASKGGSSHSGGCGCAS from the coding sequence ATGCCTAATTACGATTATGTGTGTGCCTCCTGCGAAGGGGAATTTGAGTTCTTTCAGTCAATGAAAGACGCTCCACTCGAGCAATGTCCTTCTTGTGAAGAGCTTACGCTGAAACGCAAAATTGGAACGGGTGCTGGAATTATCTTCAAAGGCAGCGGTTTCTATGAGACCGACTACAAAAAGTCTGCGAAGGAGCCTGCTAAATCTGAGCCAAAGAAAGAATCAAGCGAAAGTGCTTCGAAAGGAGGATCTAGTCATTCGGGTGGGTGCGGTTGTGCATCTTAA
- a CDS encoding DUF456 domain-containing protein: MDWWSSFISQAGDWWGTSQPIIAFTVLFLFFGVGLVGCILPIVPGPVIVWSGMVIHKLWVPDSSASWWLILVAGVFVALTFLLDYILAMLGAKKFGASRAGAIGAIAGGFIGFIIPPFLIWLIVGPFVGALIGELISGETLQRASRVGWGSFLGTIAAYVSKLTICFLVIGFFMANVLISYFSYN; encoded by the coding sequence ATGGATTGGTGGTCATCATTTATTTCCCAAGCCGGCGACTGGTGGGGCACTTCACAGCCCATCATCGCTTTCACTGTCCTATTCCTATTTTTCGGAGTAGGACTGGTCGGGTGTATACTCCCCATCGTGCCAGGGCCAGTAATTGTCTGGTCAGGCATGGTCATTCATAAGCTTTGGGTTCCTGATTCCTCTGCAAGCTGGTGGCTTATACTGGTTGCCGGGGTCTTTGTCGCGCTTACCTTCTTACTCGATTATATTCTGGCCATGTTGGGAGCAAAAAAGTTTGGTGCTTCGAGAGCCGGAGCCATTGGCGCCATTGCCGGAGGTTTCATCGGGTTTATCATCCCTCCATTCCTAATATGGCTCATTGTTGGACCGTTTGTGGGAGCATTGATTGGCGAGCTCATAAGCGGCGAAACCCTGCAGCGAGCGAGTCGAGTTGGCTGGGGCAGCTTTCTCGGAACCATCGCCGCGTATGTATCAAAACTCACCATTTGTTTTTTGGTGATTGGTTTCTTCATGGCTAACGTTCTAATCTCATACTTTTCATACAATTAA
- a CDS encoding cupin domain-containing protein, giving the protein MSIVKEQNFEIEDFSEIDGVPCPCGTSKRAFFSPENQTATVHRVDISVNAKTHYHKKLTEFYLILECEADAYMELDGHQYPIKPMSTVMIKPGCRHRAVGKMKIVNFAVPAFDPEDEWFD; this is encoded by the coding sequence ATGAGCATCGTAAAAGAACAAAACTTCGAAATAGAAGATTTCAGTGAAATCGACGGAGTCCCCTGCCCCTGTGGCACCTCCAAGCGTGCATTTTTTTCTCCCGAAAACCAAACTGCGACGGTTCATCGGGTAGACATTTCAGTGAATGCGAAAACGCATTATCACAAGAAACTGACTGAGTTTTACCTCATCTTGGAGTGTGAAGCTGACGCTTACATGGAGCTGGACGGCCATCAATATCCCATAAAACCAATGAGTACGGTCATGATTAAGCCCGGTTGCCGCCATCGGGCGGTTGGAAAAATGAAAATCGTCAATTTCGCGGTTCCGGCCTTCGATCCAGAGGACGAATGGTTCGATTAG
- a CDS encoding ABC transporter permease — protein sequence MNFRVIIALIKRYSFLYTRNPIRGLELVFWPAMELLLWGFLSMYIQKQTSGDFSTFIRFLIGATIFWDVLFRSQMGVSISFLEDMWTRNLLNIFVAPIRIREYLAAMFCMGVLRVSIVVLVMSLMAWVLYAFNLYAFSWNLIPFFIMLMVFGFSLGILSVALILRWGQAAESLAWAIPFMIQPFSAVFYSVDTLPSFMQTVAWCFPSTYIFEGMREFIRTGVMDWNAIVISAALNVVYLAMAAAIFIWMFAKARKLGLLTKIATQ from the coding sequence ATGAATTTCAGAGTCATCATTGCGCTGATAAAGCGTTATAGTTTTCTCTACACCCGCAACCCCATCCGCGGCCTGGAACTTGTGTTTTGGCCAGCGATGGAATTGTTACTTTGGGGATTTCTTTCTATGTATATCCAGAAGCAAACCTCTGGAGATTTTTCTACTTTCATTCGTTTCCTCATAGGAGCCACTATTTTTTGGGATGTATTATTCAGGTCACAAATGGGCGTATCTATTTCCTTCCTTGAAGATATGTGGACCCGCAACCTGTTAAACATCTTCGTAGCACCTATACGAATTCGGGAATACCTGGCAGCGATGTTTTGTATGGGCGTCTTGAGGGTAAGTATCGTAGTCCTCGTCATGTCTTTGATGGCTTGGGTACTATATGCCTTCAATCTCTATGCCTTCAGTTGGAATTTAATTCCCTTCTTTATAATGCTGATGGTTTTTGGGTTCAGCTTGGGAATCCTATCAGTAGCTCTCATACTCCGATGGGGTCAGGCAGCAGAATCACTCGCCTGGGCGATTCCATTTATGATTCAGCCCTTCTCGGCAGTTTTCTACTCCGTAGATACTCTACCATCGTTTATGCAGACAGTGGCCTGGTGTTTTCCCAGCACTTATATTTTTGAAGGCATGCGAGAATTTATCCGTACCGGGGTCATGGATTGGAACGCCATCGTTATATCCGCTGCCTTAAATGTGGTATACTTGGCCATGGCAGCTGCCATATTCATCTGGATGTTTGCCAAAGCTAGAAAGCTCGGTTTACTGACCAAAATAGCAACTCAGTAG
- a CDS encoding rhodanese-like domain-containing protein, protein MKQLSPIIILAFCSLFFSACTESTEDIWIDVRTQEEWDSGHLEEAIHIPHEEIAARISEITSNKDATIHLYCRSGGRAGRAKSALEAIGFKNVMNDGGYEDIVKSRQEN, encoded by the coding sequence ATGAAACAATTAAGCCCTATAATCATACTGGCATTCTGTAGCCTGTTTTTTTCAGCATGCACAGAATCCACTGAAGACATTTGGATCGATGTAAGAACACAGGAGGAATGGGATTCCGGACACTTGGAAGAAGCTATTCATATCCCACACGAGGAAATTGCCGCTAGAATCAGTGAGATAACATCTAATAAGGATGCCACGATCCACTTATACTGCAGAAGTGGTGGACGTGCAGGAAGAGCCAAATCCGCGCTGGAAGCCATCGGATTCAAGAATGTAATGAATGATGGGGGCTACGAAGATATCGTAAAGAGCAGGCAGGAAAATTAG
- the murJ gene encoding murein biosynthesis integral membrane protein MurJ — protein sequence MPSRFLNVLTVSLSTVGSRILGLFRDILVFSIFGSSVLNSAFILANTFPNLFRRLLGEGALTAALLPLLTEEKEKHGKERLFWLYNKILCRVMTLLFALVALVSFVMIVVGQFPGISQRWDLALLLGVLLFPYMALICLAATFAAALNALQRFAIPALTAVWLNLSIILFLGGLGYFATEVPLYRMYWLCCGVLVGGIFQLMIPWMALRREGWRFDLDFKPSNEVKEFGRLLLPGILGASVIQINILVSRSLAHFIDESAVSIYYLANRLVELPLGIFTIAIATVYFPTFSECASRGDKKEFGNTFRQSIRLMFAITVPAMVGFLVMGEPIIAFLFEWGAFRATDTALTIPLLWTFALGLPFYSMVVLLVRGFYAFKDTQTPMKISIFAFVLNLILSLVLMQILGVVGLALANVLAILGQTILLTGMLSSKLKLSLVKDLTIDVLKIAISSVVMVLAILGCRPLVEAMPLTAKGEVAVLVLIVIPVVVVVYFGTLWLFRFSEMEQLRQLLQRFVRRNSSVD from the coding sequence ATGCCTTCTCGTTTCTTGAATGTACTCACCGTATCTTTGTCCACAGTAGGATCGCGTATACTTGGATTGTTCCGGGACATTCTGGTGTTCTCCATCTTTGGCAGCTCGGTGTTGAATTCGGCTTTTATCCTGGCAAATACGTTTCCAAATCTATTCCGACGACTTCTTGGTGAAGGGGCGTTGACCGCGGCTCTGTTACCTCTTCTGACCGAGGAAAAAGAAAAACACGGAAAGGAGCGATTGTTTTGGCTCTACAACAAAATACTCTGCCGGGTCATGACCCTGTTGTTTGCCCTCGTTGCCCTCGTGAGTTTTGTCATGATTGTGGTAGGGCAATTTCCTGGAATTTCCCAACGTTGGGATCTAGCGCTGCTCCTTGGGGTGTTATTATTTCCCTATATGGCCCTGATTTGTTTGGCGGCCACTTTTGCTGCTGCCTTGAATGCTCTGCAACGATTTGCAATTCCAGCTTTGACGGCCGTGTGGCTCAACCTATCGATCATTCTTTTTCTTGGAGGGTTGGGCTATTTCGCAACGGAAGTTCCGCTCTATCGGATGTATTGGTTGTGTTGTGGAGTACTGGTTGGAGGTATTTTTCAATTAATGATCCCTTGGATGGCCTTGCGCCGGGAAGGGTGGCGTTTCGACCTTGATTTTAAGCCAAGTAATGAAGTGAAAGAGTTTGGGCGCTTGTTACTTCCCGGTATTCTAGGCGCTTCTGTTATTCAAATTAATATTTTGGTCTCCCGCTCATTAGCGCACTTCATCGACGAATCAGCGGTCTCCATTTATTATTTAGCCAATCGATTGGTCGAGTTGCCTCTAGGTATTTTTACCATTGCGATTGCTACGGTATATTTCCCCACCTTTTCGGAATGTGCTTCCCGCGGTGACAAAAAAGAATTTGGTAATACATTCCGACAATCTATCCGGCTCATGTTTGCGATTACGGTTCCGGCAATGGTTGGATTCCTGGTGATGGGCGAGCCGATTATCGCCTTTCTGTTTGAGTGGGGAGCTTTTCGGGCGACGGATACTGCACTGACGATACCACTATTGTGGACGTTTGCCCTAGGGCTACCATTTTACTCAATGGTCGTTTTATTGGTCCGTGGTTTTTATGCCTTCAAGGATACTCAGACTCCGATGAAAATTTCGATTTTCGCTTTTGTACTAAACCTTATCTTAAGTTTAGTGCTCATGCAAATTTTGGGTGTGGTCGGGTTGGCCTTGGCTAATGTTTTGGCAATCCTTGGGCAGACCATTCTATTAACGGGCATGCTGTCGAGTAAGTTGAAGTTAAGTTTGGTTAAAGACCTTACGATCGATGTGCTGAAGATTGCCATTTCTTCTGTTGTAATGGTATTGGCCATTCTAGGCTGTCGCCCCTTAGTAGAAGCGATGCCACTGACAGCCAAGGGGGAAGTAGCTGTTCTGGTACTAATCGTAATTCCGGTTGTCGTCGTGGTTTACTTCGGGACTCTTTGGCTTTTTAGGTTCAGCGAGATGGAACAGTTACGGCAATTGCTTCAGCGTTTTGTCAGGAGGAACTCCTCCGTAGATTGA
- a CDS encoding AAA family ATPase: MSKSSPTKPSKNNTSKEALLTRPTNKETKRIFVAATRMNDGKTTTCLGLFASLLARFSNVGFIKPIGQRFLKVEGLDIDEDSFLLDSIFNVSTPISAMSPIAVDGEFTRRYLDNPKPALDQIVNDICVAFDRAAWEKDCILIEGTGHAGVGSVFDLSNAQVAKLLDAKVVIVAQGGIGRPIDEISLNKALFDKAGLEVVGAILNKVEPSKAEMVKEYAGKGLKKLGVPLLGVLPKEKVLSAPNLSQIGKEIKAKWINGQLHGMKQRITRVVIGAMTAKHIIDYLSTGTLIITPGDREDILLWAIASAGMPGARSIAGIILTRDLKPHSKILSMLSETDIPIMTVEKDSYEVASMINNMTVKTEPQDLDKIPLIKEMVMDSVDIEQIINAF; encoded by the coding sequence ATGAGCAAATCATCTCCAACAAAACCATCGAAAAACAATACTTCTAAGGAAGCTTTGTTGACTCGCCCGACCAATAAGGAAACCAAACGTATCTTCGTGGCAGCCACGAGAATGAACGATGGCAAAACGACGACTTGCCTCGGATTGTTTGCGTCCCTCCTCGCTCGATTCTCAAACGTAGGATTTATTAAACCCATTGGGCAGCGATTTCTGAAAGTTGAGGGATTGGATATCGATGAAGACTCATTCCTCCTCGACTCCATATTTAATGTTTCAACACCCATCTCAGCAATGTCCCCTATTGCGGTCGATGGAGAATTTACGCGACGTTATTTAGACAACCCAAAACCGGCACTTGATCAAATCGTTAATGATATTTGCGTAGCATTCGATAGAGCAGCTTGGGAAAAGGATTGTATCCTCATTGAGGGTACGGGTCATGCAGGAGTTGGTTCAGTATTCGATTTATCGAATGCCCAGGTAGCCAAACTATTAGATGCCAAGGTCGTCATAGTAGCTCAAGGGGGTATTGGTCGACCTATCGATGAAATCTCACTCAACAAAGCGCTCTTTGACAAAGCGGGACTAGAAGTTGTGGGCGCGATTCTTAATAAAGTCGAACCCTCCAAAGCAGAGATGGTCAAAGAGTACGCTGGTAAAGGTCTTAAAAAACTTGGCGTCCCCTTATTGGGAGTGCTTCCAAAAGAGAAAGTATTAAGCGCTCCAAATTTGTCTCAAATTGGCAAGGAGATTAAAGCTAAGTGGATCAATGGTCAGCTTCATGGAATGAAGCAACGAATCACTCGCGTAGTAATTGGAGCCATGACAGCAAAGCATATAATCGACTATCTTTCGACTGGGACTCTGATCATTACCCCAGGAGACCGGGAGGATATACTTCTATGGGCTATCGCCAGTGCAGGTATGCCAGGTGCACGTTCCATAGCGGGAATCATACTAACACGCGATCTAAAGCCACACTCCAAAATCCTCAGTATGCTTTCTGAAACCGATATCCCCATTATGACGGTGGAAAAAGACAGCTACGAAGTCGCCTCTATGATCAACAACATGACGGTAAAAACTGAGCCTCAAGATTTGGATAAAATCCCTCTGATCAAGGAGATGGTCATGGACAGCGTAGATATCGAACAAATCATCAATGCCTTTTAG
- a CDS encoding DUF4013 domain-containing protein, which yields MASIEQVWRKVFNTPGCWPKLLVGTALSLIPIVHIFAMGYLYRATVLVKSGAPALYPEWDDWRDLFLDGLKFFVLSLIWIAIPVFFGWFISLLVGVVWDELARIPLMISFPIGLQLFSASLYRYQNFESFKDALDLPLILRVYLRTVGYGLLPLLGFCGIIWILGPFSILVVFIISLVILVYFTSLYRAIEYGNL from the coding sequence ATGGCCTCTATTGAGCAAGTTTGGCGTAAAGTTTTCAACACTCCAGGGTGTTGGCCTAAATTATTGGTGGGTACGGCACTCAGTTTGATACCTATTGTGCATATTTTTGCTATGGGGTATCTTTATAGAGCTACCGTCTTGGTAAAGTCAGGAGCGCCAGCTTTGTATCCTGAGTGGGACGACTGGCGAGACCTGTTTCTAGATGGCCTGAAGTTTTTCGTCTTATCCCTTATCTGGATAGCCATTCCTGTTTTCTTTGGATGGTTTATCTCTTTGCTGGTTGGGGTTGTCTGGGACGAATTGGCAAGAATCCCTCTTATGATTAGCTTCCCAATTGGCTTGCAGCTCTTTTCTGCCAGTTTGTACCGCTACCAGAACTTTGAATCATTTAAGGATGCTCTAGATTTACCTTTGATTCTCCGAGTTTACCTAAGAACTGTTGGATATGGTTTATTGCCGTTGCTTGGATTCTGCGGAATAATTTGGATTTTGGGGCCGTTTTCCATCCTCGTGGTTTTCATCATAAGTCTTGTCATCTTGGTGTATTTCACCTCCCTATACCGCGCTATCGAGTACGGAAACCTTTAA
- a CDS encoding DUF839 domain-containing protein, producing the protein MSTVHSTRRSFLKSAGLVSAGFLTMRNAVAAAESGEEALPLETAYGPLIPDRANVLDLPRGFKYQVLSRAGRKMSDGFYTPGAHDGMAVFPGSWGRLILVCNHEINPDQGIWSPFGIQNQLLDKIPKSKLYDYGRGVFPGLGGTTTLVYNPNTQKVEREFLSLAGTIRNCAGGPTPWNSWVTCEETLVRAGEELEQDHGYNFEVPASKRVGLVDPVPLKEMGRFNHEAVAVDPASGAVYETEDRPDGLIYRYLPHVPGKLEKGGKLQALAIKGWKGCDTRNWKDLASQRFELGQSYDVEWIDVNDVESPLDDLRYRGFESGAARFARGEGMFFSHDRIYWACTNGGTILKGQVFAYKPSPYEGTDRESEAPGKLELYLEPNNSELVEMCDNLDVTPDGGLLLCEDGAEDQYLVGVTPEGKYFKLARNATGPTELAGVCHSPDGKIIFVNLQKPGLMLAITGPFQWLNS; encoded by the coding sequence ATGAGTACAGTCCATTCAACCCGTCGTTCCTTTCTCAAATCTGCCGGTCTTGTTTCTGCAGGATTTCTTACGATGCGAAATGCGGTCGCAGCGGCTGAGTCTGGTGAGGAGGCCCTGCCGCTTGAAACTGCTTATGGCCCGCTCATTCCTGATCGAGCGAATGTATTGGATCTGCCCCGAGGTTTTAAATACCAGGTGCTTTCTCGTGCGGGACGCAAGATGAGTGACGGTTTTTACACTCCTGGCGCTCACGACGGTATGGCGGTCTTTCCCGGATCTTGGGGGAGATTGATCTTGGTATGTAACCACGAGATCAATCCAGATCAGGGTATCTGGAGTCCTTTTGGTATTCAGAATCAACTTTTAGACAAAATCCCGAAGAGCAAATTATATGACTACGGTCGCGGCGTTTTTCCAGGGCTTGGTGGAACGACTACACTTGTTTACAATCCCAATACCCAAAAGGTGGAGCGCGAGTTCTTGAGCTTGGCCGGAACGATCCGAAATTGTGCGGGCGGGCCCACACCTTGGAATTCCTGGGTGACTTGTGAAGAAACTTTGGTTCGGGCTGGCGAGGAACTTGAACAGGATCACGGTTACAATTTCGAAGTCCCTGCTTCAAAACGCGTAGGACTGGTCGATCCAGTCCCATTGAAGGAGATGGGGCGCTTTAATCATGAAGCTGTGGCAGTTGATCCTGCCTCTGGAGCTGTTTATGAAACCGAGGACCGACCAGATGGATTGATTTATCGTTACCTGCCTCATGTTCCAGGCAAGTTAGAGAAAGGTGGAAAACTACAAGCCTTGGCTATCAAAGGGTGGAAGGGCTGTGATACACGCAATTGGAAGGACCTCGCTTCTCAGCGATTTGAGCTAGGCCAATCTTATGACGTGGAGTGGATCGATGTGAACGATGTTGAGTCTCCCTTGGACGACCTTCGTTACCGTGGATTCGAATCGGGCGCCGCACGTTTTGCCAGAGGTGAAGGCATGTTCTTCAGTCACGACAGAATTTATTGGGCTTGCACCAATGGAGGGACGATTCTTAAGGGGCAAGTATTTGCTTACAAGCCGAGTCCTTATGAAGGCACGGACCGTGAGTCGGAAGCTCCCGGAAAGCTGGAACTCTATCTAGAGCCCAATAACTCTGAATTGGTTGAAATGTGCGACAATCTTGATGTGACTCCCGATGGTGGCTTACTCCTCTGCGAGGATGGAGCCGAAGATCAGTATTTGGTCGGAGTGACTCCGGAAGGAAAATATTTCAAATTAGCACGCAATGCCACTGGCCCTACGGAATTGGCTGGAGTGTGTCACTCTCCTGACGGAAAAATTATCTTTGTCAATTTGCAGAAACCGGGACTGATGTTGGCCATCACCGGGCCTTTCCAGTGGTTGAATTCCTAG
- a CDS encoding bile acid:sodium symporter, whose amino-acid sequence MISLIKKQWFVIGLFVAVLFAFQFPEVGANGGPLRPEITTNLAIILVFLIQGWMLPTEVLAKGMLRMRAHVFTQLFIFFLFPMVIVLGDLFWGEFMSTPLRYGFFFLGALPTTVTSAIIYTSQSNGSVPVSLINTTVSNMVGILITPIWMLLLTIAGGGEMGDLSAVLLKLSKLILAPLVIGQICHILWKDLVKHLKGFFGYFNQSVIIFIVLAVFSNSVVGGAWVGQGRSIILMTLGLCVVLFLILTVICGGLLFLTKIPRDEQVAVYFCSTQKTLAAGIPLGISLFGSDPSFGVILLPVMLFHPVQLILGAFLIVPLRKYQSEGAS is encoded by the coding sequence ATGATATCACTCATTAAAAAGCAGTGGTTTGTCATTGGATTGTTTGTCGCGGTTTTGTTTGCGTTCCAATTCCCTGAGGTCGGCGCCAACGGAGGACCTCTTCGTCCAGAAATAACAACAAACCTTGCCATCATTCTGGTGTTTTTAATCCAGGGATGGATGTTGCCCACGGAAGTGCTGGCAAAGGGTATGTTAAGAATGCGTGCCCATGTTTTTACTCAGTTATTCATTTTTTTCCTCTTCCCGATGGTCATCGTTTTGGGTGATTTATTTTGGGGGGAATTTATGAGTACACCTTTACGTTATGGGTTCTTTTTTCTGGGAGCTTTGCCCACAACCGTGACTTCGGCGATAATCTATACTTCTCAATCGAATGGAAGTGTTCCGGTTTCGCTAATCAACACGACTGTATCAAATATGGTCGGTATTCTAATAACCCCAATATGGATGCTGTTGCTTACTATAGCGGGAGGTGGGGAAATGGGGGATTTGAGCGCCGTACTCCTGAAACTCTCTAAGCTGATTCTAGCTCCACTCGTCATCGGCCAGATTTGCCATATCTTATGGAAAGACCTGGTGAAGCATCTCAAAGGGTTCTTTGGCTATTTCAATCAATCCGTTATCATTTTTATTGTACTCGCGGTATTCTCGAACTCGGTAGTAGGTGGAGCCTGGGTAGGGCAGGGGCGAAGTATTATTCTAATGACCTTGGGACTGTGTGTAGTCCTGTTCTTAATTCTTACTGTTATCTGCGGTGGATTGCTATTCTTAACAAAAATTCCTCGAGATGAGCAGGTAGCCGTTTACTTTTGTAGTACTCAGAAAACCCTGGCAGCTGGAATTCCATTAGGAATCTCATTGTTCGGCTCAGATCCATCCTTTGGGGTCATCTTATTGCCCGTAATGCTGTTCCACCCAGTACAGCTAATTCTGGGTGCCTTTCTTATTGTACCGCTCAGAAAATATCAGTCTGAGGGAGCCTCCTAA
- the rpmB gene encoding 50S ribosomal protein L28, with translation MSRICAITGKRPVTGGSISRKGQSKKSGGIGTHVTKSNKRVFRPNLQRKRVRMPDGSVKRIWISVKAMKSGKVEIV, from the coding sequence ATGTCCAGAATTTGTGCAATTACAGGTAAACGACCCGTCACCGGAGGATCTATTTCTCGCAAGGGTCAAAGTAAGAAAAGCGGCGGTATTGGTACTCACGTGACCAAGTCCAACAAACGCGTATTCCGCCCCAATCTGCAACGCAAACGCGTTCGTATGCCCGATGGCAGCGTAAAGCGTATCTGGATTTCAGTAAAAGCTATGAAATCCGGTAAGGTTGAGATCGTTTAG